In the genome of Limnochordia bacterium, the window GCCTTGGAGGGACCTTCATCCGGAATGTCCCGAAAACTGCACTTGCGGTAAGCAGATACCCAACGTTTGGGTTGATCTGAGTGGGGCGAATGAGTGTTCACGTAGTTGACAAACAGCAGAAACGGCTTATCCTTGGGTCTTTGTCGGAGAAAACTAATAGCTTGATCGGTCAAGAATGGCGTCTGATGCCCCTGCTGCTCAATCGGTTTTCCCTGATCGGAGAAACGGATCGCTCCGAAATGGGGATATTGATTCACCTGGTAACTAAACCACCGATCAAATCCGGGCTTTGGCTCACATCCCCTGCCACAATGCCATTTGCCAACCAAACCAGTGTAGTAGCCCTCTTGTTGCAGAAGCTCGGCGATGGTCACTTCTCCGGTTAGACCCGGATGCTCATTCTCTAAATCATGCTCCCGCAACCAGTCATGGATTCCATGCTGCGAGGGTAAACGTCCCGTGTACAAACACGCCCGAGCAGGCGAACACACTGGTGAAGGCGTATATGCCTGATTCATCTTCACACCACTAGTGGCTAAGTAATCCATGTTAGGAGTAATCAGTTCAGTATTTTCGTAGCAGCGGGCAGCCCACTGCCCATGATCGTCTGTCAGAAACACAACAATATTCGGTCGTTCACAACTCATATGGCCAGACTCCTCTCGATGACCAATCTACATTGCTAGTTGTTACCAGCACAGACTACATAAAGTTCATTAGCGTTCTTAGCTACGTACGCCTTCCATAAATGACTTCTTGTTTTTGCATTACAAGCCTCCTGAGCCGTTAGTCCATCTCCCTCTCCCAAGGGCACCGAATAAACACGTCAGCTACTATCGGAAAGAGAATGAAATATAGATGAAACTTGGACTGTGGGGTTTCCCAGACTATGCTTGGTCTGGGAAACCTCACACAAGGATGGTTCTACGGAGACTACGTCATATACCCTCACTTACGCAGAGACGAATCTCAGCCACCTCGACAAGCTCGAATTGCTGAATCCGCTTGTGGCCGACAGAAATACCATCACAAAGAACTTCCCAACGGTTACCAGGTAATAGACCCTCCTTTCGAATCTGCTCACCATAGCGGATATCTTCCATGACAACTACCTGGTTAACCTTTGCTGGTTCTGTTAGGGTAAGCGTAATCGTATGGCCTATTCCTTATACCCGTGCTAGCTGTCTGTTTTCATCTACGTTCGTGTAATCCACCCTCGCGAAGTTAGTCTTTGCTCATCTCCTGCAAAATGGCATTTACCCGACGATCAATCTCTAACACCGCTGTATCAACGGGAATCTCTCCATCTGCCGCCTGCTGCATCAATCGGCCGATGATGGGGTTTATTCCACCTAAGTTGCTTACGACTGGCCCAGGGAAAGTGTGTACCGATACAATCTTCGAAGCGAAATTCAAGACGGTACGATCCCTGAACCGGTCGAGTAGCAAATCTTGATAGTCTGGCAACGCCGGAATAAAGGCTGGAGTACGACCAGTGATCTCCACCATCCGATTGATTGAGTTCACATTATTCGCCAAGTATTTGAGAAACTCCCACGCCAGAGCTTGGTTCTTGGAGCTTGCCGGAATTTGATACCCTATTCCTAGCATGACTGTTCCATCATGGACTGGGCCCATGGGTAAATCCATGACACCCCAATCAAAGGAAACGTTAGCATCAGCCAGATTAGCCATCGCAAATGGTCCTTCGAACAGAAGCATAGGATTGTGTCCGGAAGAGAAGTTCCCACCAGAACTCGCCACCCTCTGGGCATACAGACTCACTAGAAACTCAAGTCCCTGAAGACTTTTGGCATCGCTGAGAGTAGCCATCGTTGGATCGACGTAGCGATCGAAGATCCTACCCCCAGCTTGTTCGGCAAAAGCGGCAATGCTTCGCTGCGGATTCAATGGCATCCATAGCGCCGGCCGGTCAATGATTCCATCGCCGTCTGTATCAGCGGACAACCAGCGAGTATACTCTTTTAGTGCAGCCCAGTTCCATTTGTCTCCTAGGGCCTCGGGCGGCTCCAAGCCAGCGTATTCCAAAGCATCACGATTATAATAGCCTAGGAAAGCGTTCGCATTCATCGGCAAGCCGAAAAGCTTACCATGCCAGGTAAAGGCTTCAATACGCGCCGGGGCAAAATTCTCAATTTGCACGTCCGGGTCATCCT includes:
- a CDS encoding extracellular solute-binding protein, with the translated sequence MRRTHLGILIVFMLVFGLVLPVYATEKIVVLIENNPQLLQFHKEMAEEFSELWDVEVEIMTASGAYEEQVGVLLAGGVELDITQLWAEGGAPYFEWDAFVDLNTFIEDDPDVQIENFAPARIEAFTWHGKLFGLPMNANAFLGYYNRDALEYAGLEPPEALGDKWNWAALKEYTRWLSADTDGDGIIDRPALWMPLNPQRSIAAFAEQAGGRIFDRYVDPTMATLSDAKSLQGLEFLVSLYAQRVASSGGNFSSGHNPMLLFEGPFAMANLADANVSFDWGVMDLPMGPVHDGTVMLGIGYQIPASSKNQALAWEFLKYLANNVNSINRMVEITGRTPAFIPALPDYQDLLLDRFRDRTVLNFASKIVSVHTFPGPVVSNLGGINPIIGRLMQQAADGEIPVDTAVLEIDRRVNAILQEMSKD